One genomic window of Glycine soja cultivar W05 chromosome 9, ASM419377v2, whole genome shotgun sequence includes the following:
- the LOC114367396 gene encoding uncharacterized protein LOC114367396 — translation MCSETSPPRLSFSHDLSELQVLPMKQGAPCRDTLLHDSNSDFEFITSTDLEFESSSADELFSNGVILPIQMQEKTTARKLTHHVESPHPKLPPRPCASSVDKVKKETIRELLDVNSDNEKKPHSKSFWGFNRSKSLNCDTKKNLVCSSPLLSRSNSTGSVSNPKRVSSNKHPSAAKSSSSSYSFSTLNMYPMQKSPSGKSYGGSYPNGLRINPVLNVPTPCVSKGSANLLGLGSFLRVGKVKKSKK, via the coding sequence ATGTGCTCAGAAACAAGTCCTCCCCGTCTCTCTTTCTCCCATGATCTCTCTGAACTACAAGTTTTACCAATGAAACAAGGTGCTCCTTGTAGAGACACATTGTTGCATGACTCAAATTCTGACTTCGAGTTCATCACAAGCACCGACCTTGAGTTCGAATCGTCTTCAGCAGATGAACTCTTCTCTAATGGGGTGATCCTTCCAATTCAAATGCAAGAAAAAACCACAGCTAGAAAACTCACTCACCATGTGGAATCTCCTCACCCAAAACTTCCTCCTCGTCCGTGTGCCTCAAGTGTTGACAAAGTGAAGAAAGAAACCATTAGAGAACTCCTAGATGTGAATTCTGATAATGAGAAGAAGCCTCATTCCAAATCCTTTTGGGGATTCAATAGAAGTAAAAGTCTCAATTGTGATACAAAGAAGAACTTGGTATGCTCTTCACCTCTTTTGTCAAGAAGCAACTCAACAGGTTCAGTGTCAAATCCAAAGAGAGTGAGTTCAAACAAGCATCCATCAGCTGctaaatcatcatcatcatcatattcaTTTTCTACCTTAAATATGTATCCTATGCAAAAATCTCCTTCAGGTAAGAGTTATGGAGGGTCTTATCCCAATGGCCTTAGGATTAATCCTGTCTTGAACGTACCGACACCTTGTGTTTCGAAGGGAAGTGCAAATCTCTTAGGTTTGGGTTCATTTTTACGTGTTGGGAAGGTTAAGAAGAGCAAGAAGTGA
- the LOC114424933 gene encoding AMSH-like ubiquitin thioesterase 1 isoform X2: protein MRSSSSSDRNRINIAASAQKVDVDNRISLRFYYRIADNILRQADIFRAEKNIIDLYVMLLRFSSLVSETIPRHRDYRSSPQRQKESLKKKLLISLNELENLKPVVQQKINELNNKFAYQQNGQGKFISNNSLDFSPVKKLTSASYGLIKAVRPTAGEFVYQGSRSQQFSYVRPVEEHVRRLSLTLPPPKEETLSRHSILGPNGLKGHWRPPIIDKGIKYPSNIDLSPVELPSLQQSMEDESLKKKDNSIAEHHKSELASILTQSEDCQLQPHPQPEPDQEPPSLISFETTETSAQIEVIRQPSPPPVLAEVQDLVPAVSPCVNEAGCKTEIPSLDNSVHAEDPLQLHISAALMESFMKLAKSNTKKNLETCGVLAGLLKNRKFYITALIIPKQESTSDSCQTTNEEEIFEVQDKRSLFPLGWIHTHPTQSCFMSSIDLHTHYSYQIMLPESVAIVMAPRDSSRNHGIFRLTTPGGMSVIKQCDQRGFHPHSQPPDGGPIYKTCTDVYMNPDLKFEVIDLR from the exons ATGaggtcttcttcttcttcggaCAGGAACAGGATCAACATCGCTGCCAGTGCTCAGAAAGTCGATGTCGATAACCGAATCTCCCTCCGATTCTACTACCGCATCGCTGACAACATCCTCCGACAG GCTGATATCTTTCGTGCAGAGAAGAATATTATTGACCTATATGTCATGCTTTTAAGATTTTCTAG tttggTGTCTGAGACAATACCACGCCACCGAGACTATAGATCATCTCCACAAAGGCAGAAAGAATCATTGAAAAAG AAATTGTTAATTTCGTTGAATGAACTGGAGAACTTGAAACCAGTGGTCCAACAGAAGATCAATGAGCTTAACAACAAATTTGCATACCAACAAAATGGACAgggaaaatttatttcaaataattcaCTGGATTTTTCTCCTGTGAAAAAGCTAACTTCGGCTAGTTATGGCCTAATAAAG GCAGTCAGACCTACTGCTGGGGAGTTTGTTTACCAAGGATCAAGGAGCCAACAGTTCTCTTATGTCAGGCCTGTGGAAGAGCATGTACGAAGACT ATCTCTAACTCTTCCACCTCCAAAGGAGGAAACTCTCTCAAGACATTCTATCCTTGGTCCCAACGGGCTAAAAGGGCATTGGAGACCACCTATCATTGATAAAGgg ATCAAGTATCCAAGCAACATAGATCTATCCCCTGTTGAATTACCGAG CCTACAACAGTCCATGGAAGATGAATCTCtgaaaaagaaagataacaGCATTGCAGAACACCATAAATCAGAGTTAGCTTCAATTCTAACCCAAAGTGAGGACTGCCAGCTGCAGCCCCATCCCCAGCCTGAGCCTGACCAGGAGCCTCcttctcttatttcttttgaAACAACAGAAACCTCTGCTCAAATAGAAGTTATCAGACAACCTTCTCCTCCACCTGTACTTGCTGAAGTACAAGATTTGGTCCCTGCAGTGTCACCTTGTGTTAATGAGGCAGGGTGTAAGACAGAGATTCCGTCATTAGATAATAGTGTTCATGCCGAGGATCCTCTACAACTGCACATT TCAGCTGCTTTGATGGAGAGTTTTATGAAGCTTGCCAAGtcgaatacaaaaaaaaatttagagactTGCGGTGTCCTTGCTGGTTTGCTT aaaaacagaaaattttatattactgCCCTTATAATCCCAAAGCAGGAGTCAACATCAGATTCT TGTCAGACTACAAATGAAGAGGAAATATTTGAAGTGCAAGATAAACGGTCTCTTTTTCCCCTTGGGTGGATCCAT ACACATCCTACACAATCTTGTTTTATGTCGTCCATTGATCTGCACACCCATTACTCCTATCAG ATTATGCTGCCAGAATCTGTTGCAATAGTCATGGCGCCAAGAGATAGTTCGAG AAACCATGGCATTTTTCGGTTGACAACCCCCGGTGGAATGTCTGTGATTAAACAATGTGATCAACGTGGCTTTCATCCACATAGTCAGCCTCCAGATGGTGGTCCTATTTACAAGACATGTACAGATGTATACATGAACCCAGATTTAAAATTTGAGGTCATTGATCTTCGATGA
- the LOC114424933 gene encoding AMSH-like ubiquitin thioesterase 1 isoform X1 encodes MRSSSSSDRNRINIAASAQKVDVDNRISLRFYYRIADNILRQADIFRAEKNIIDLYVMLLRFSSLVSETIPRHRDYRSSPQRQKESLKKKLLISLNELENLKPVVQQKINELNNKFAYQQNGQGKFISNNSLDFSPVKKLTSASYGLIKAVRPTAGEFVYQGSRSQQFSYVRPVEEHVRRLSLTLPPPKEETLSRHSILGPNGLKGHWRPPIIDKGIKYPSNIDLSPVELPSLQQSMEDESLKKKDNSIAEHHKSELASILTQSEDCQLQPHPQPEPDQEPPSLISFETTETSAQIEVIRQPSPPPVLAEVQDLVPAVSPCVNEAGCKTEIPSLDNSVHAEDPLQLHISAALMESFMKLAKSNTKKNLETCGVLAGLLKNRKFYITALIIPKQESTSDSCQTTNEEEIFEVQDKRSLFPLGWIHSSIIVMLKYIILNCQTHPTQSCFMSSIDLHTHYSYQIMLPESVAIVMAPRDSSRNHGIFRLTTPGGMSVIKQCDQRGFHPHSQPPDGGPIYKTCTDVYMNPDLKFEVIDLR; translated from the exons ATGaggtcttcttcttcttcggaCAGGAACAGGATCAACATCGCTGCCAGTGCTCAGAAAGTCGATGTCGATAACCGAATCTCCCTCCGATTCTACTACCGCATCGCTGACAACATCCTCCGACAG GCTGATATCTTTCGTGCAGAGAAGAATATTATTGACCTATATGTCATGCTTTTAAGATTTTCTAG tttggTGTCTGAGACAATACCACGCCACCGAGACTATAGATCATCTCCACAAAGGCAGAAAGAATCATTGAAAAAG AAATTGTTAATTTCGTTGAATGAACTGGAGAACTTGAAACCAGTGGTCCAACAGAAGATCAATGAGCTTAACAACAAATTTGCATACCAACAAAATGGACAgggaaaatttatttcaaataattcaCTGGATTTTTCTCCTGTGAAAAAGCTAACTTCGGCTAGTTATGGCCTAATAAAG GCAGTCAGACCTACTGCTGGGGAGTTTGTTTACCAAGGATCAAGGAGCCAACAGTTCTCTTATGTCAGGCCTGTGGAAGAGCATGTACGAAGACT ATCTCTAACTCTTCCACCTCCAAAGGAGGAAACTCTCTCAAGACATTCTATCCTTGGTCCCAACGGGCTAAAAGGGCATTGGAGACCACCTATCATTGATAAAGgg ATCAAGTATCCAAGCAACATAGATCTATCCCCTGTTGAATTACCGAG CCTACAACAGTCCATGGAAGATGAATCTCtgaaaaagaaagataacaGCATTGCAGAACACCATAAATCAGAGTTAGCTTCAATTCTAACCCAAAGTGAGGACTGCCAGCTGCAGCCCCATCCCCAGCCTGAGCCTGACCAGGAGCCTCcttctcttatttcttttgaAACAACAGAAACCTCTGCTCAAATAGAAGTTATCAGACAACCTTCTCCTCCACCTGTACTTGCTGAAGTACAAGATTTGGTCCCTGCAGTGTCACCTTGTGTTAATGAGGCAGGGTGTAAGACAGAGATTCCGTCATTAGATAATAGTGTTCATGCCGAGGATCCTCTACAACTGCACATT TCAGCTGCTTTGATGGAGAGTTTTATGAAGCTTGCCAAGtcgaatacaaaaaaaaatttagagactTGCGGTGTCCTTGCTGGTTTGCTT aaaaacagaaaattttatattactgCCCTTATAATCCCAAAGCAGGAGTCAACATCAGATTCT TGTCAGACTACAAATGAAGAGGAAATATTTGAAGTGCAAGATAAACGGTCTCTTTTTCCCCTTGGGTGGATCCAT TCTTCCATTATTGTAATGCTGAAATATATTATTCTGAATTGCCAGACACATCCTACACAATCTTGTTTTATGTCGTCCATTGATCTGCACACCCATTACTCCTATCAG ATTATGCTGCCAGAATCTGTTGCAATAGTCATGGCGCCAAGAGATAGTTCGAG AAACCATGGCATTTTTCGGTTGACAACCCCCGGTGGAATGTCTGTGATTAAACAATGTGATCAACGTGGCTTTCATCCACATAGTCAGCCTCCAGATGGTGGTCCTATTTACAAGACATGTACAGATGTATACATGAACCCAGATTTAAAATTTGAGGTCATTGATCTTCGATGA